One region of Acidaminococcales bacterium genomic DNA includes:
- a CDS encoding phenylalanine--tRNA ligase subunit alpha yields the protein MREQLEALQKEAQAEISACGSLAALNDLKVKYLGKKGPITAALRGLSALPAEGRPRLGQAVNSVRTLIESLLEQKEAEISREELQNRLKREEADITLPGRRPARGRLHPVTLVMDKVKSIFMRMGFEVREGPEIENDYYNFELLNLPKDHPARDAQDTFYITGEYLLRTHTSPVQARVMRGNEPGAPIRMIAPGKVYRCDYDATHSPMFHQVEGLLVDRDVGLSDLKGTLELFIREMFGPKVKVRLRPSYFPFTEPSAEVDISCVICGGRGCRVCKNSGWLEILGSGVVHPRVLEMSGYDSEKMSGFAFGMGVERIAMLVYGIDDLRLFFENDLRFIRQFEREAAL from the coding sequence TTGAGGGAACAATTGGAAGCGTTGCAAAAAGAGGCGCAGGCGGAAATTTCCGCCTGCGGCAGCTTGGCCGCGCTCAATGATCTTAAAGTAAAATATCTGGGCAAAAAAGGCCCTATTACTGCGGCCCTGCGCGGACTGTCCGCTCTTCCGGCCGAAGGGCGCCCACGCCTCGGGCAGGCGGTAAACAGCGTGAGGACGCTGATCGAAAGCCTATTGGAGCAAAAGGAAGCTGAGATCAGCCGGGAAGAACTGCAAAACCGCCTAAAGCGGGAGGAAGCCGACATTACCCTGCCCGGCCGCCGCCCGGCCAGGGGGCGGCTGCATCCTGTCACGCTGGTCATGGACAAAGTAAAAAGCATTTTTATGCGGATGGGCTTCGAGGTGCGCGAAGGGCCGGAGATCGAAAACGACTATTATAATTTCGAGTTGCTCAATCTGCCGAAAGACCACCCGGCGCGCGATGCGCAGGACACTTTTTATATAACCGGCGAGTATCTTTTGCGCACACACACCTCGCCCGTCCAAGCGCGTGTCATGCGCGGCAATGAACCCGGCGCGCCCATACGCATGATCGCGCCCGGCAAGGTTTACCGCTGCGATTACGATGCCACCCATTCGCCTATGTTTCATCAGGTGGAAGGGCTGTTGGTGGATCGGGACGTGGGGCTTTCCGACCTTAAAGGGACGCTGGAGTTGTTTATCAGGGAAATGTTCGGCCCGAAGGTGAAAGTGCGTCTGCGCCCAAGCTATTTCCCTTTTACCGAGCCGAGCGCCGAAGTGGATATATCTTGCGTCATCTGCGGCGGGCGGGGCTGCCGGGTGTGCAAAAATTCCGGCTGGCTGGAAATACTCGGCTCTGGCGTAGTGCATCCGCGCGTATTGGAAATGAGCGGCTACGACAGCGAAAAAATGAGCGGGTTCGCTTTTGGGATGGGCGTGGAGCGTATCGCCATGCTGGTTTACGGCATTGACGATTTGCGCCTGTTTTTTGAAAACGACCTGCGGTTCATCCGTCAGTTTGAGCGGGAGGCGGCATTGTAA
- the pheT gene encoding phenylalanine--tRNA ligase subunit beta yields MRVALNWLKEYVDIEYGPEALAEKLTRAGIAVERIIYPGAGTEGVTTGRIMEICPHPQTGKLLVCAVDAGGDAPLNIVTGAGNLAPGAVVPVAVEGALLPDGRVIKTAVLRGVRSEGMLCSASELGIEDKLLRPEEREGIFILPPGTLAGLDVKAALSWDGAVLELELTANRGDCMSMIGVAREAAALCGGKVRHPRVAVKEEGGAMPAVEVKITDPHLCPRFSARAFTNIKIQPSPLWLQNRLRLSGVRPINNVVDVTNYVMLEMGQPMHAYDSRTLAGSAVIIRSAAPGEKLVTLDGGERTLEEGMIVIADRDKAIGLGGVMGGLATEISAATEYVLLEAACFDPAQTRRTSRALGLASEASARFVHGIDRENVAAALDRAAQLLEGIGAAKACVGKIDNYPGKVGAIKVRTTETAMNKRIGTDLPVGRMAAILENLAFQVETAGESLNITVPSWRNDVREAADISEEIARSVGFDNIAGTLPQAAMARGGQSRLSALAGNVKNLLTAAGLNEIIGYSFIGRGKIDKLDLAADDPRRRAIPVLNPIADDFAVMRTTLVPSLLGALAHNIAHRNEDAALFEIGSIYLSEELPLNAFPREETLLCAVLIGGRYPAGWNQPAGQVDFYDVKGLAEEIFAQLNIKDCAFAAGTETYLHPGKSAWMIRKGEKIGAIGEIHPQVADAFDLPAACLLELNLSSLAGDAGQTARYVKLPKYPENYRDLSMTVPAQVSYEKIAAAIRENGGPFLSSLRLFDLYTGKQIPEGYKSMAWRLFFQSPERTLADGEVNAAIAGIVAALERDLSIKLRAV; encoded by the coding sequence ATGAGAGTGGCACTAAATTGGCTGAAAGAATATGTCGATATTGAGTATGGGCCGGAAGCGTTGGCGGAAAAACTTACCCGCGCCGGCATAGCTGTGGAAAGGATAATTTATCCAGGCGCGGGGACAGAAGGCGTAACGACGGGGCGGATAATGGAAATATGTCCCCACCCGCAAACTGGCAAGCTGCTGGTTTGCGCCGTTGACGCCGGAGGGGACGCGCCGCTTAATATAGTTACCGGCGCGGGCAATTTGGCGCCCGGGGCGGTTGTGCCGGTAGCCGTGGAAGGCGCGCTCCTTCCCGATGGGCGGGTGATAAAAACTGCCGTTTTGCGCGGCGTGCGTTCGGAAGGGATGCTTTGTTCGGCAAGCGAACTGGGCATAGAGGACAAGCTGCTGCGCCCGGAGGAACGGGAGGGAATATTTATATTGCCGCCGGGCACTTTAGCCGGATTGGACGTCAAAGCGGCTCTTTCCTGGGATGGCGCCGTGCTGGAATTGGAGCTTACCGCCAACCGGGGCGATTGCATGAGCATGATAGGGGTGGCGCGCGAGGCGGCCGCGCTGTGCGGCGGCAAGGTCAGGCACCCTCGCGTGGCGGTCAAAGAAGAAGGCGGGGCAATGCCGGCGGTGGAAGTAAAAATAACCGATCCACATCTTTGCCCGCGCTTTAGCGCGCGGGCGTTTACCAACATCAAGATACAGCCTTCCCCCCTTTGGCTGCAGAACCGTCTGCGGTTGTCCGGCGTGCGCCCGATAAACAATGTCGTTGATGTTACCAATTACGTCATGCTGGAAATGGGCCAGCCCATGCACGCTTACGACAGCCGGACGCTGGCCGGTTCCGCCGTGATCATAAGATCCGCCGCGCCCGGCGAAAAGCTCGTTACCCTTGACGGCGGCGAACGGACGCTTGAGGAAGGCATGATCGTCATAGCCGACCGAGACAAGGCCATCGGGCTGGGCGGCGTGATGGGCGGACTTGCCACGGAGATATCTGCCGCCACCGAATATGTGCTATTGGAAGCCGCCTGTTTCGACCCGGCGCAAACGCGCAGGACAAGCCGCGCGCTCGGTCTCGCGAGTGAAGCCTCCGCACGCTTTGTTCACGGCATAGACAGGGAAAATGTTGCCGCCGCGCTCGACCGGGCCGCCCAACTGCTGGAGGGGATCGGCGCGGCCAAAGCCTGCGTCGGCAAGATCGACAACTATCCCGGCAAAGTTGGCGCAATAAAAGTGCGGACAACCGAAACCGCCATGAACAAGCGGATCGGTACGGACTTGCCGGTTGGCCGCATGGCCGCCATACTCGAAAATCTCGCTTTCCAAGTGGAAACAGCCGGCGAAAGCCTAAATATAACCGTGCCAAGCTGGCGCAACGACGTGAGGGAGGCCGCCGACATCAGCGAAGAAATAGCGCGCAGCGTAGGATTTGACAACATAGCCGGGACTTTGCCGCAAGCGGCCATGGCGCGGGGCGGGCAAAGCCGCTTGAGCGCGCTTGCCGGCAATGTCAAAAACTTGCTGACGGCCGCCGGGCTTAACGAAATTATCGGTTACAGCTTTATCGGCCGGGGGAAAATAGACAAATTGGATCTGGCGGCCGACGACCCGCGCCGCCGGGCGATACCGGTCTTGAATCCCATCGCGGACGATTTTGCCGTCATGCGCACAACTCTTGTGCCCAGCCTTTTGGGCGCGCTTGCGCATAACATAGCGCATCGCAACGAGGACGCGGCGCTTTTTGAAATAGGCAGCATTTATCTGTCCGAAGAGTTGCCGCTCAACGCTTTCCCGCGCGAAGAAACTTTGCTTTGCGCGGTGCTGATCGGCGGGCGTTATCCCGCCGGCTGGAACCAGCCGGCGGGTCAGGTGGATTTTTATGATGTGAAAGGGCTGGCGGAAGAAATTTTTGCCCAACTTAACATCAAGGACTGCGCTTTCGCCGCCGGGACGGAAACCTACCTGCATCCGGGCAAGAGCGCGTGGATGATCCGCAAGGGGGAAAAAATCGGGGCAATCGGGGAAATACATCCGCAGGTAGCGGATGCTTTCGACCTGCCTGCCGCCTGCCTGCTGGAGTTAAACCTAAGTTCCTTGGCCGGCGATGCCGGGCAGACAGCGCGGTATGTGAAATTGCCCAAATATCCGGAAAACTACCGCGACCTGTCCATGACAGTCCCGGCACAGGTCAGCTATGAAAAAATAGCGGCGGCAATCAGGGAAAATGGCGGGCCGTTTTTAAGCTCCCTGCGCCTTTTTGACCTTTATACGGGAAAACAGATCCCGGAAGGGTATAAAAGCATGGCCTGGCGCCTTTTTTTCCAATCGCCGGAACGCACTTTGGCCGACGGGGAAGTAAATGCGGCGATCGCCGGCATTGTCGCGGCTTTGGAGAGGGATCTGTCGATAAAGCTAAGGGCCGTATAG
- a CDS encoding aldo/keto reductase: MLTKVRLGKTNLTVTRLAMGCLPIQRLSAPDAVKLLREAYEAGINFYDTAHVYTDSEAKIGEAFAGGRRQDVVISSKTMSEGYDKTARQIDESLRRLKTDYVDIYQWHNPDNIDGFLDAHGPYQAMLDAKCAGKIRFIGITNHNLGRAHQAIDSGAFDTMQYPLSVLSSPEEIAMTKKCAERDMGVIAMKAMCGGLLEDGRLPFAFLRQYPHIVPIWGIQRQEELEQFISLENHPEPFTETMRAEVEKIRQTHGEGFCRGCGYCLPCPVNIVIPLFMRISFMVNRSGIGSQFHEERLQEAARIDDCLNCRACADRCPYKLNVPEQLKKQQAEFYRLYDEYKKERGA; encoded by the coding sequence ATGCTGACAAAAGTACGCCTGGGGAAAACCAATCTGACGGTTACGCGCCTCGCCATGGGCTGTTTGCCCATACAGCGCCTTAGCGCGCCCGATGCCGTCAAGCTTTTGCGCGAAGCTTACGAAGCGGGGATCAATTTTTATGATACCGCCCATGTCTATACCGACAGCGAAGCCAAAATAGGGGAAGCCTTTGCCGGCGGCCGGCGGCAGGATGTAGTTATTTCCTCCAAGACCATGAGCGAGGGTTACGACAAGACCGCGCGGCAGATCGACGAAAGCCTGCGCCGGCTGAAAACCGATTATGTGGATATATATCAGTGGCACAACCCCGACAATATAGACGGTTTCCTTGATGCGCACGGCCCTTACCAGGCCATGCTGGACGCTAAATGCGCCGGTAAAATAAGGTTTATCGGCATAACCAACCATAATCTTGGCAGGGCACATCAGGCCATTGATTCCGGCGCTTTCGATACCATGCAGTATCCTCTTTCCGTCCTGTCGTCGCCCGAGGAGATTGCCATGACCAAAAAATGCGCGGAGCGTGATATGGGCGTCATAGCCATGAAGGCCATGTGCGGCGGCCTGTTGGAGGACGGGCGGCTGCCTTTCGCCTTTTTGCGCCAATATCCGCATATTGTGCCGATCTGGGGCATACAGCGGCAGGAAGAATTGGAACAGTTCATTAGTTTGGAAAACCACCCCGAGCCTTTTACGGAGACAATGCGGGCGGAAGTGGAGAAAATCCGCCAAACTCATGGCGAGGGGTTTTGCCGCGGCTGCGGTTATTGCCTGCCCTGCCCGGTCAACATTGTCATACCGCTCTTTATGCGCATTTCGTTTATGGTCAACCGCAGCGGCATAGGCAGCCAATTCCATGAGGAGCGCCTGCAAGAAGCCGCGCGCATCGACGATTGCCTGAATTGCCGCGCTTGCGCCGACCGCTGCCCTTACAAATTAAATGTGCCTGAACAGCTCAAAAAGCAGCAGGCGGAATTTTACCGCCTTTACGATGAATATAAGAAAGAGCGGGGAGCTTGA